Genomic window (Megamonas funiformis):
TACAAACTTCACCTAATTTATTAAGTATTTCAATAATATTATTATCATTAGATGTAGATAACTGTTTTTTAAGTTGAATAAATTCTTTTTCTAAAGATTCAGTGTCAATAGTTTTTTTTATATTTTCGTTAGCTGAATTTTCATTGTTATTTGTACCAAATAGATTTTTAAGGAATGAAAACATTTAAATATCACCTCTTATTGACCAGCACCCATAAGTGGAATGATAATCCAAGCATATAAGAGCGCAGCTGCTATAGTATCAACATCAGTAGCAGTAGCATTTACAAATCCTAAAGAATCAAATATGCCAACTAATAAAGCAGGAAGAAGTGTAATGAAGAAGCCATGAACAATACCACCAATGATTGCTCCACGTTTACCACCAACAGCATTACCAAATATACCTGCAGTACCACCAGCAAAGAAGTTAGTTAACATACCAGGTAAAATCATAGCTAATCCAAAAACTGGTAATATGAACATAGCAATAATTGTACCAATTGTTGTTGTAATAAATCCTAAAATTACTGCATTTGGAGAATAAGGGAATAATACAGGGCAATCTAGAGCAGGAATTGCATTTGGAACTAATTTCATAGCAATACCACGGAATGCAGGAACAATTTCACCTAATATTAAACGAACACCAGATAAGAGTACATATACACCAACTACAAATTGAATTGCTTGTAGAAAGGCGAATACTAAATAATTTGTAGTACCAGATAAATCTTGACAAAATGCAGGACCAGCAAATAATGCTGTAATGATATAGAGCGGAACCATTACTACCATTACGGATAAATACGTATCTTGTAAAAATTCAAATTGTTTAGGTAGTTTTATTTCTTCAACAGAATCTTTAGAATTACCAACAAGTTTAGCAACACCAGCTTCTACAAGATAACCAATTGTGCAGAAATGTCCTAAAGCAATATCATTACTACCAGTTATTTTTCTTATGATTGGTTGAGCTATAGCTGGCATAGCAACAGCAAAAATACCACCGATGATACCACCTATGATTACCAAGGTAAAACCTCTAAATCCAGCAAAATAACCAAAAGCTGTACACATAGTAGCCATCCATAAAAGAGCCTGACCAGTTAAAAATATATATTTCCATTTGGTAATACGTGCTAAAATAATATTTACAATAAATATAGCTAAGAATGTAAATGCAATTTGGCTTCCTAAACCGAGCTCATTCATAGCTTGACCATTAATAGCTTCGATTGAAGGAATAATACCACGTAAACCAAAACCTTCTGTAAAAATTTTTCCAAAATAAGTTAAACTGCCAACGATGATTGCAGAACCAGCTGATAGAACCATAAATCCAAGAAGGGTTTTAAATGCACCGCTCAAGCAATTTCCAAAAGATTTTTTTTGGAGAATTAATCCCAATAAGGCAATTAAAGCTAGAGTAATACCAGCTTGAGTAAGGATGTTATTGATTATAAAATTAATAATTTCCATAAAAAGAAGCCTCCTTTAGTTAGTTTATAAAGCACCTATTTCTTTAAGTACAGGAGTAAGTTTTTCTTTAATTTCATCTTTACTTACAATATTTTTTAAATAAATAAGTTTTGTTTCATTTGGATCAATATTAAATTTTTCAAATTGAGTCTTAAAATTAGAAGCTGTTAATATAATATCAGGTCGCATAGAAACAGCTGAAGAAATATCACAATGATCTAAATTTGCTTCTGCACCAATTTGAGCTAAAACAGTTTCAACAGTCATTTGACAAGCAAAACTACTACCAAGACCAGCACCACATACCATTAAAATTTTAGGTTTTTTCATAATAAAATCTCCTTTTTACATCTTTTTAATATATTAATTTAAAATTTAATAAATAAGCTTATAGATATATTTAAGAAATAATAGTTATTAAGCATTTTGTTCAAATTTATTTAATATAGAAATAAATTGTTCAATATTATCAATTTTTGATAGTTGTTCGATTTTCCAATTTTCGTTAATAACATTAACTAATGATCTCATAACATCAAGATGAGTTGTTGGATCTGGAGCAGCTAAGCAAAAAATTATTTTTACAGGATCATTTTCAGGATTACCAAAATTAATAGGATCCTTAGTCGTCATAATACTTAATCCCATGCTCTTTACACCATCTTCACTTCGAGCATGCGCGAGAGCCACTCCTTTAGCAATAACAATATATGGTCCATAATTTTTTACTGCATCAATCATAGCAGTAATATATTCAGGATAAATATATTTACTATCAAGAAGTGGTTTTGCAGCTACAGTTATAGCTTGTTGCCAATCAGAAACCGATTGATGTAATAAAATTTTATCTGGACTTACAATATCCGTTAACATTAAAAAACCTCCTAATCTATATTATTTAATAATTGCATTAGTGTTTCAAATTTTGGGTCTGTAACTAATTTATAGGAACCATATTTATCTATAAAAGCTTTATAGATACTTTTAAAAATATTTTCCCATAATTTGTATAAATGTTTAGGAATACTTAATAAAAATATTACTTGTACTTTTTCTTTATTCCAAATAATAGGATTTTTTAAGATACCTACAGAAATAGTAACTTCTGACATATGATTTTCTAAGGCATGAGGTATAGCAATCATACCACCAATTTCAGTAGAAGCCATATTTTCACGTTCAAATATTGATTGTTTAACTTGATTATCAATATAACCATGTTGAATCATAGCATCAGCTAGTTGTTCAATAGCATTATATGAAGATGTAGCTTCTAAAGAAGGGAAAAATAAATCTTCTTTAAAAAATAAACGATAATTAGTGAAATTATTTTCTTCATTTTTATTAAGTTGTTTTTCTACTGAAAGTAAATCATCTTCTGTCATAATAGGTTCTACTAAAATAAATTTTTTATTATCTAGTTTTGGAATAGGAACTGTAGAAAATATAAAATCAACACTGTTTATAATTTGCTCAGTTAATTCATAAAAACTCATAACACGAGTGATTTTTAAAATACCACCAAATCGTCTTTGTAGTTTACTTTTTAATAAAAGAGCAGTAGAAAGACCTGTAGCACATACAATAATAGCTGTTTTGCCCATTTCCTCGTTTAATTTATTACGTTCTAATGAGGCACCAAAATGGATGGCTAAAAAACCAATTTCGTTTTCATTTGTTTTAACATTTTCTTCTTGTTCGATTACTTCACTAGCAATTATCGCCATTTCAAAAGCTAATGGATAATTATTTTTTATAGATTCTAAGATACCATTGCGGATATTCATATTAAATTTTAATCTGTTAATTGCCGCAATTAGGTGAATAGTAAGACCAGAAATAAGTTCATTATCATCAGATAAATCAATATTTGTATTTAATTTGATTTTTTTTAATATATTAGATATTAATTGTTGACAATTATTTCTAGTTTTAGTTGATTCTATAAATTTTTGACTAGCTATAAAATGTTGGGTTAAATAATAGCTTTCGTTACTTATATCTACGCCTAGTTGTTGTTGAATGATAGATAATATTTCTTTTGCTGATGAAAAATAAGAAGATTGTTCTAATTTTTTTCGTTCATTTAAAGTATATTCAACAGTATTTTCTCTATTTGAACGACACATAATAATTATTATGTGAACTAAAAGATTTTTGAAAGCAATATCTGTTAGTCGTATGTTATGTTTTAAGATAACTTTCATTAAAATATGTTTAACAGAACTGATTTCTTCTTGAGAAAAGATATCTTTTACAAATTTATTATTGGTAAAATTAATTAAATCATCTCTATTAAATATATATTCAGAAATGCAGTAACGTATATTTGTTTCATTTCCATTTATTTTTATACCATTAAATCTGTCTGATATGAGTTCAAGATTAAAACGTGCTAAGCTTTTCTTTATATCTGTTAAATATTTTTTTAATGTAGACAAGCTAATAAATAATTCTTCGGCTAATTCTTCTTGATTAACTATTTTGTTGTGTAAAGAATTTAATAAAATTCTAGCAATTATAAAAGAAATTCTATCATTATAATCAAAAGGAACAATATTGTCACCTGTATAGTTAATATATGAATTTAATTTATATTTTTCAGTGAGAACCGAATATTTTTCTTGCTCATCAATAACTAATTTGTAACCATTGCCTGCTTCTGATAATATATGAGCACCATATTTTTGGATACTTGAGTTTAAGTCTTTAATATCTCTTCGTATAGTGCTACGACTAACTCCAATAAGATTAGCTAGATTTTCACCTGAAATAGCTTTTTTATGTTTATTTAGTATTTTTAAAATAGATAAGATACGTTTATTTTGTATTGGCATTAGATTTATTTCACCTCCTGTCAATTACTATACTTTTATTATATTTAGATAATTTTGAAATGTTAAGACATGTTATGAACACATGCTATGTTCATTTTTAACTTAAAAATAAAATCTCTCTTTTAATAGATATTATAAAGAGAGATTTTTAAGTTATTTTGTAGTTAATATTTTTTTATCATTTAAATAGCATTGATTTAATTTTTCAAAGGCAACAGTTTTATCAATGATTGTTTTTATGAGTAAGTCAAGTTTACTATTTTCATTATAATCGGCAGGAGCAAAATATTTGATGCGATTTTCAGTAAATAATTTAATGACTTTATCCATATTGGATAATTGAGGATTATATACGCAGATAGAATGGCCACCATAGCTATTTACTAGTTTCATACAGGGAATATCTGTTTCACTATCGCCAATATAGACTATATTTCTAAAAGGCACGCGAATTTTTTCTTCAGGTATAGAATCGTTTACCGCGGGGTCATTTATATCTAAAAAACCTTTTTCAATGCGAAAGAGAAATTGTGTTTTATTTGTATAATTAACAGCTTGAGCGGGCCATTTGGCTATGCCATTATCATTAAAATAAAATGAGCTTGCATAGATTTTTTCAAATTCTTGAGCCATGACAGTACCTTCAATCATCTCTTTTAAGCCACTTGAGATAATATAATGCTCAATGATGATATTATGTTTTTTGCCATAATCGCGAATGCGTTTGAACCATGTTTTGACGCCAGGAAAAAGTTCAACTTTGGCTCCATAATCAGCAAGTATTTTTTTATCTAAACGGAAATTTCTTTGAGATTTTTCTACCATTTTATACATATAAGCTAAATTTGTATCCATATCATTAGCTGTGGCTAAAGCATTTGATTCTTCCCAGAAATTATTTACATCATAGCCTATATCTTGAATAAAGCCTTGAGCTTGCATATCTTTAGGTGATAAAGTCTTATCAAAATCATAACAAATGGCAATAACAGGAAATTTTTCTTTATATTTACGTTTATACATGAAATCACCTCTAATCTTTATTTTATTATAATCATTTAGTATATACTATGGAAATTTTTTATAAGTTTTTAAAAATATGTTGGAAAAACAACATATGCTTAATATGATTTGTTATATAATGATATATGAAATTTAGATGATTGTTAATTGAGTATAAATTTTTTGTTATTTAGGAGAGGCTATTTGATGAATATATTTGAAATTTTAAGAGAAGAACATGATAATATCAGTAAATTTGTAGATAAATTTGAAATTATGGCAATAGATTTGATGGAAAAAAATGAAATATCTATTGAAGAATATACAAAAGCTATAGAATTTATCCGTGTATATGCGGATAAAACTCATCATCAAAAAGAAGAAGAACTTTTATTCAAAGCTATGCTTGAAACGAAAGATGAGATGGCAAATAATTTAGTAAATCATGGCATGATTGTAGAACATAATTTAGCTAGATTATATGTATGGAAATTGGAAAATGCGTTGAAAGCGTATCAAAAAGAGCCTACAGTAAAATTAAAATTGGCGATAGTTACAAATACAATGTCTTATGTTTATTTACTTCGTAGACATATAGATAAGGAAAATAGAGTGGCTTATCCTTATGGTGAACGTTTATTATCTAAAGAAGTAATAGAAAAATTAAATGAGCAAGCACAAAATTATATGAAATAACAAAAAAGCCTATTATGATGATTTAAAATTTATTTAAATTATTATAGTAGGTTTTTTCATTTTTTTATTGACATGAAGTTAAGTTTAACAGTTAATATATAATGTAGATAGAAGACAAAGGAGCTAGATTATGAATAATATATTGTATTTAGAATGTTATGCTGGTATTAGTGGAGATATGTTTGTAGCTTCGTTATTAGATTTAGGCGTAGATAAAAATTATTTAATGGAAAATTTACAAACATTACCACTAGATGGTTATAAAATAGAAATTAGCCGTGTAAAGAAAATGGCACTTGATGCTTGTGATTTTAATGTAATTTTGGATATAGATAATCATGACCATGATATGAATTACTTACATAGTGAACATCATGAGACTCATCACCATAATCATAATCATAGTCATGAACATTATCATCACCATGAACATTGTGGTTTAAAAGAAATCGTAGAAATAATTAATAAATCACAAATAACAGATAGAGCAAAAGAAATAGCAATAAGAATTTTTAATATTATTGCTAATGCAGAAGCAAAAGCTCATGGTGTAAGTATTGATGAAGTTCATTTCCATGAAGTAGGAGCAGTGGATTCAATAGTGGATATAGTAGCTGCTGCTGTATGTATAGATAAATTAAATATAGATAGAGTTGTTTGTCCAAAGATATATGAAGGTCAAGGCTTTGTGCGTTGTCAACATGGTCAAATGCCTATTCCTGTGCCAGCTGTAGTAAATATTGCTATAGAACATGGTTTAAGATTACATTATACACAGATAAAAGGGGAATTAATTACTCCAACAGGGGCTGCTATTATTGCAGGTATTCAAACAGAAGATAAATTGCCAGAAGAATTTATTATAAAGAAAATTGGTATAGGTGCAGGGAAAAGAAAATATGATATACCAAATGTAGTTCGTGCTATGATGATTGAAGTTAAATAAAAAAATAAGAGACTTTATAAATGATAAAAAATTTATAGAGTCTCTTTTTATTTATGAATTAAAATTTTATATTTAGATAACAAAAAAGCCTTAGCTATTGCTAAGGCTCTAATTTCAAAGTGGTGCGTCCAGCAGGATTCGAACCTGCGACCGCACGCTTAGAAGGCGTGTGCTCTATCCAGCTGAGCTATGGGCGCGTTCCTTGAGAACATTTAATATTATATCTATATATTACGTGTTTGTCAACAACTTTTTTAAAATTTTTTTAAATTAATTTGTTAAGCTACGTACAGGTGCAGGAATACGACCACCACGAGCAATAAATGCATCAGAACTATATTCACTGCGAACTTTAATAATAGGGCAATGACCGAGTAAACCACCAAAGTTAACAGTATCGCCAACTTTTTTACCAGGAACAGGAATAACACGAACGGCAGTAGTTTTATTATTAATCATACCAATAGCAGCTTCATCTGCGATGATACCAGAGATTGTAGCAGCTGGAGTATCTCCTGCGATAGCGATCATATCAAGACCTACAGAGCAAACGCATGTCATAGCTTCTAATTTTTCAATGGAAAGACTTCCACAGCTTACAGCATCAATCATACCAGCGTCTTCACTTACTGGAATGAAAGCACCACTTAAACCACCAACGTGAGAGGAAGCCATTAAGCCACCTTTTTTAACAGCGTCATTTAATAAAGCAAGAGCTGCTGTTGTACCTGGAGCACCACAAGATTCAAGACCCATTTCTTCTAAGATATGAGCAACACTATCACCAACAGCAGGAGTTGGTGCTAAGGATAAATCGATAATACCGAATTGTACGCCAAGACGACGAGAAGCTTCTTTAGCTACTAATTGACCTACACGAGTGATTTTGAATGCAGTCTTTTTAATTGTTTCAGCAACTTGTGTAAAATCTGCACCTTTTAAATCTTCAAGAGCATGTTTTACAACACCAGGGCCACTTACGCCGACGCTTACTACTTTTTCAGCTTCACTAACACCATGGAAAGCACCAGCCATAAATGGATTATCTCCAGGAGCATTAGAAAAGATAACGAGTTTAGCACAACCAATAGCTTCACGGTCGCGAGTAAGTTCAGCAGTGCGTTTTACTACTTCACCCATTTCACGAACGCAGTCCATATTGATACCTGCTTTTGTAGAACCTAGATTTACAGAAGAGCAAACTAAGTCTGTAGTAGCTAAAGCTTGTGGAATGGAATTGATGAGAATTCTATCACCATTTGTATAACCTTTTTCAACAAGAGCAGAAAAACCGCCGATGAAATCAATACCAATTTCTTTAGCAGCTCTATCCATTGCTTCAGCAACAGGAACATAAGTATCTGTCTTGCAGGCTTCAGCAGCAATAGCAATAGGAGTTACAGAAACACGTTTATTAATAATGGGAATACCATATTCACTAGAAATATCTTCACCGGTTTTTACTAAGAATTCACCAGATTTTGTGATTTTGTCATAAACATTATCACAAAATTGTTTTAAATTAGGGTGAGCACAATCACGAAGACTAAGTCCTAATGTAATCGTACGAACATCTAATTTATTTTCTGTTATCATACGATTAGTTTCTAAAATATCATTAATAGTAATCACAAAAGTTCCTCCTAAATTCTTTAGTTAATTAATAAAGAATATTTAAAATTAGCCGATTGTATGCATAGCATTGAAGATATCTTCATGTTGAGCTTTGATATCTACGTTAAGCTGAGCACCTTTTTCTTTGAGGAGTTTTTGTAAATCCTGTAATTTAATGTTTTTGTCAGTCATTTCAGCAATTAGAACCATATTGAAAAAGCCATTCATAATATTTTGGTTGATGCTGATAATATTTACTTTGTTTTCAGCAAGAACATTACTTACAGTGGCAATGATGCCTACACGGTCTTTTCCGATAACAGTTATAACGAGTTTCATTTATACTTCCCCTTATTAATTTTATAGAGTTACTAAATTATTGTAACAGTGTTATTATATCATTAATAATAGTAGCTTGCATTAGTTTTTGCTAAAAATACATTGTACATATATAATAATATAGGTATTATTTTAGGATATTGTGTTTTTTAATGAAAATGATAAAAATTTGAGATAAGAGGAGTTTTTTATGAAAGTTTTATTGACAGCGATAAATGCAAAATATATACATTCGTCATTAGCAATTCGCTATATATACAAAAATTGTCAAGATTTATCTTGTGATATAGAGATGCTAGAAGTATCTATCAATAATCATTTGATTGATATTGCTAATCAGATATTTGATGCTAGACCAGATATATTGGGAATTTCTTGTTATATCTGGAATATTGAGTTAGTGAAACAATTGTTGCCACTTGTGCATAGATTATTGCCAAATTGTAAGATTATCTGTGGCGGGCCAGAAGTTTCATATGCTACAAAAGAATTTATGCAGGATTTTCCTATGGTGGACTTTGTAGTGCGTGGCGAAGGTGAAAAAGCTTTTCATGATTTATTGCAGGCTTTATTAGATGATAAAAATAATGAAGAAATAAAAATTGCTGGCATAGCAAAGAGAAATAGTGATGATACTATTGATGAGAATATTGCCGTTACTGTAAGTGATTTAGATGAAATAATTTTCCCTTATAATGATAACGATATCGAAAATTTAAAGGATAAGATAATTTATTATGAAAGTTCAAGAGGTTGTCCTTATTCTTGTAAATATTGTTTATCTTGTGCAACTAAAGGCGTAAGATATCGCTCTTTAGATAAAGTTTTTGCTGAACTAAGTTATTTTATTAAACATAATGTTCGTCAGGTAAAATTTGTAGATAGAACTTTTAATGCAGATAAAAAGCATTATTTACCGATTTTAGAATTTATTGCTAAACAAGATTGTAGAACTAATTTCCATTTTGAAATAGTGGCTCATCATATTGATGATGAAATCAAGGCTGTACTTAAGAAAATGCCAAAAGGTAGAGTACAATTTGAAATAGGTATTCAATCTACGAACTTAAAAACTCTAGGTCAGATAAGTAGAGCAAATCCATGGGAAGAAATGACAAATAACATAAAATCTATCATGGCTTATGGAAATATTCATCTGCATGTGGATTTAATCATTGGTCTTCCTTATGAAGATATTACTTCTTTTGCAAAATCTTTTAATGACGTATATTTATTGCAAGCTGATATGCTTCAAGTGGGCTTTTT
Coding sequences:
- a CDS encoding ACT domain-containing protein, which codes for MKLVITVIGKDRVGIIATVSNVLAENKVNIISINQNIMNGFFNMVLIAEMTDKNIKLQDLQKLLKEKGAQLNVDIKAQHEDIFNAMHTIG
- a CDS encoding BglG family transcription antiterminator, encoding MPIQNKRILSILKILNKHKKAISGENLANLIGVSRSTIRRDIKDLNSSIQKYGAHILSEAGNGYKLVIDEQEKYSVLTEKYKLNSYINYTGDNIVPFDYNDRISFIIARILLNSLHNKIVNQEELAEELFISLSTLKKYLTDIKKSLARFNLELISDRFNGIKINGNETNIRYCISEYIFNRDDLINFTNNKFVKDIFSQEEISSVKHILMKVILKHNIRLTDIAFKNLLVHIIIIMCRSNRENTVEYTLNERKKLEQSSYFSSAKEILSIIQQQLGVDISNESYYLTQHFIASQKFIESTKTRNNCQQLISNILKKIKLNTNIDLSDDNELISGLTIHLIAAINRLKFNMNIRNGILESIKNNYPLAFEMAIIASEVIEQEENVKTNENEIGFLAIHFGASLERNKLNEEMGKTAIIVCATGLSTALLLKSKLQRRFGGILKITRVMSFYELTEQIINSVDFIFSTVPIPKLDNKKFILVEPIMTEDDLLSVEKQLNKNEENNFTNYRLFFKEDLFFPSLEATSSYNAIEQLADAMIQHGYIDNQVKQSIFERENMASTEIGGMIAIPHALENHMSEVTISVGILKNPIIWNKEKVQVIFLLSIPKHLYKLWENIFKSIYKAFIDKYGSYKLVTDPKFETLMQLLNNID
- a CDS encoding PFL family protein, which codes for MITINDILETNRMITENKLDVRTITLGLSLRDCAHPNLKQFCDNVYDKITKSGEFLVKTGEDISSEYGIPIINKRVSVTPIAIAAEACKTDTYVPVAEAMDRAAKEIGIDFIGGFSALVEKGYTNGDRILINSIPQALATTDLVCSSVNLGSTKAGINMDCVREMGEVVKRTAELTRDREAIGCAKLVIFSNAPGDNPFMAGAFHGVSEAEKVVSVGVSGPGVVKHALEDLKGADFTQVAETIKKTAFKITRVGQLVAKEASRRLGVQFGIIDLSLAPTPAVGDSVAHILEEMGLESCGAPGTTAALALLNDAVKKGGLMASSHVGGLSGAFIPVSEDAGMIDAVSCGSLSIEKLEAMTCVCSVGLDMIAIAGDTPAATISGIIADEAAIGMINNKTTAVRVIPVPGKKVGDTVNFGGLLGHCPIIKVRSEYSSDAFIARGGRIPAPVRSLTN
- a CDS encoding PTS sugar transporter subunit IIA, with amino-acid sequence MLTDIVSPDKILLHQSVSDWQQAITVAAKPLLDSKYIYPEYITAMIDAVKNYGPYIVIAKGVALAHARSEDGVKSMGLSIMTTKDPINFGNPENDPVKIIFCLAAPDPTTHLDVMRSLVNVINENWKIEQLSKIDNIEQFISILNKFEQNA
- a CDS encoding B12-binding domain-containing radical SAM protein translates to MKVLLTAINAKYIHSSLAIRYIYKNCQDLSCDIEMLEVSINNHLIDIANQIFDARPDILGISCYIWNIELVKQLLPLVHRLLPNCKIICGGPEVSYATKEFMQDFPMVDFVVRGEGEKAFHDLLQALLDDKNNEEIKIAGIAKRNSDDTIDENIAVTVSDLDEIIFPYNDNDIENLKDKIIYYESSRGCPYSCKYCLSCATKGVRYRSLDKVFAELSYFIKHNVRQVKFVDRTFNADKKHYLPILEFIAKQDCRTNFHFEIVAHHIDDEIKAVLKKMPKGRVQFEIGIQSTNLKTLGQISRANPWEEMTNNIKSIMAYGNIHLHVDLIIGLPYEDITSFAKSFNDVYLLQADMLQVGFLKLLKGAAMNDLIQEHDYVYMPQAPYQVISNKYMDYATMRKLQIFVDVLELYYNAGRFKYTIINLIKQYNQDAYTFFADFAQYWQAKKLHLAPHAPKNLYVFLYDFIEQNSKIKDKEYIYNVLKFDALLTDKGKIKIDMLPWKEVDKKVTDDFYMSEKALAYINNYQFKSWRDLKKKFSIEVFAYDMNEAKSCQIKAKENAMIFAYEDDGVFYQEIKQGDINL
- a CDS encoding hemerythrin domain-containing protein — protein: MNIFEILREEHDNISKFVDKFEIMAIDLMEKNEISIEEYTKAIEFIRVYADKTHHQKEEELLFKAMLETKDEMANNLVNHGMIVEHNLARLYVWKLENALKAYQKEPTVKLKLAIVTNTMSYVYLLRRHIDKENRVAYPYGERLLSKEVIEKLNEQAQNYMK
- a CDS encoding PTS sugar transporter subunit IIB; translation: MKKPKILMVCGAGLGSSFACQMTVETVLAQIGAEANLDHCDISSAVSMRPDIILTASNFKTQFEKFNIDPNETKLIYLKNIVSKDEIKEKLTPVLKEIGAL
- a CDS encoding HAD family hydrolase, which codes for MYKRKYKEKFPVIAICYDFDKTLSPKDMQAQGFIQDIGYDVNNFWEESNALATANDMDTNLAYMYKMVEKSQRNFRLDKKILADYGAKVELFPGVKTWFKRIRDYGKKHNIIIEHYIISSGLKEMIEGTVMAQEFEKIYASSFYFNDNGIAKWPAQAVNYTNKTQFLFRIEKGFLDINDPAVNDSIPEEKIRVPFRNIVYIGDSETDIPCMKLVNSYGGHSICVYNPQLSNMDKVIKLFTENRIKYFAPADYNENSKLDLLIKTIIDKTVAFEKLNQCYLNDKKILTTK
- a CDS encoding PTS sugar transporter subunit IIC, which gives rise to MEIINFIINNILTQAGITLALIALLGLILQKKSFGNCLSGAFKTLLGFMVLSAGSAIIVGSLTYFGKIFTEGFGLRGIIPSIEAINGQAMNELGLGSQIAFTFLAIFIVNIILARITKWKYIFLTGQALLWMATMCTAFGYFAGFRGFTLVIIGGIIGGIFAVAMPAIAQPIIRKITGSNDIALGHFCTIGYLVEAGVAKLVGNSKDSVEEIKLPKQFEFLQDTYLSVMVVMVPLYIITALFAGPAFCQDLSGTTNYLVFAFLQAIQFVVGVYVLLSGVRLILGEIVPAFRGIAMKLVPNAIPALDCPVLFPYSPNAVILGFITTTIGTIIAMFILPVFGLAMILPGMLTNFFAGGTAGIFGNAVGGKRGAIIGGIVHGFFITLLPALLVGIFDSLGFVNATATDVDTIAAALLYAWIIIPLMGAGQ
- a CDS encoding LarC family nickel insertion protein, with amino-acid sequence MNNILYLECYAGISGDMFVASLLDLGVDKNYLMENLQTLPLDGYKIEISRVKKMALDACDFNVILDIDNHDHDMNYLHSEHHETHHHNHNHSHEHYHHHEHCGLKEIVEIINKSQITDRAKEIAIRIFNIIANAEAKAHGVSIDEVHFHEVGAVDSIVDIVAAAVCIDKLNIDRVVCPKIYEGQGFVRCQHGQMPIPVPAVVNIAIEHGLRLHYTQIKGELITPTGAAIIAGIQTEDKLPEEFIIKKIGIGAGKRKYDIPNVVRAMMIEVK